In one window of Plasmodium cynomolgi strain B DNA, chromosome 13, whole genome shotgun sequence DNA:
- a CDS encoding CCAAT-box DNA binding protein (putative) yields MNIINYLYNKSKSIYNRNISAYNYNNIENENLINNFVDISNGYSNHSCSSKSSSGALMLGDRNVRTGRAASGAAGTAGAVGVTRAQSNRMDQAKNVASRGDDQEKKNQNYEFNVYNIGFDTKVYKNRCDGVCVLNDNIYIFDKIKKCIYLYTPYNNVWYIFLNICEEMSVNKNGNMELTNFYLNKQEQTIDGSFSHLSNISFMNYTDVVYLNNCIFIISRGGDTERREQGNADEIDEIDEIGKTDGIGKTGKIGKTDEIGKTDEIGKTDGIGKTDGIGKTDKIDNPPSWDAKPGGSSPLQEEANRPKGKNPTVSCVEQTVRSDQAGAVEGTHIQDGHRRSSDGDPQSRRSCGIHGSSPCEEYVNGISEISEFSEFSEFSELSELCEFSELFPNEEKNLFKKMKRLIKARDFFSICSVNESCYSLIYLFGGKGSTVKRDNEYIDIIYNDLYVYDFYRNRWMELYQYRSDGCGCSPEERTNREQTFQDNSLLRTHLDESTENRRDNSNIFYFKPGDTVSPDGVQNERTLENETRNAEECFNDNFFLLTSNDAFSNDNTTQSSKVKMDGGAVNLRDSLHRNVGTVDSIATVATSTVERHNDSFSHTKGESWDRNLMSEDRKEIAKKEKEEADDTCSDLYSLIFDTREEATDGKAKNAECEGMHCETNPVEDPQQTRTNIYHERNDQLCKDCVQGKKCKYICDLVANGVNIRRIHWLGKRAGHSCTYYKNNLYIFGGISYYSFNSNKINLNFCDNLFLYNIQSNKCFEIMAKGSIPEKRYRHGCVIINDYMFVIGGECKSSSLPRNDLFFYNFKTSVWTEVVINSKVGSHSLYKTVWLENFGSIYMFGSSILRLTKKNFQYTPSYKNNQKRVENRRF; encoded by the exons atgaatattattaactACCTTTACAATAAGAGCAAGAGTATATACAATCGAAATATCAGTGCGTACAATTACAACAATATAGAGAATGagaatttaattaataattttgtcgATATCAGTAATGGGTATAGCAACCATAGCTGCTCGTCTAAGTCGTCCTCGGGGGCGTTGATGCTGGGGGACAGGAATGTGCGCACGGGGC GTGCCGCTTCTGGCGCTGCTGGCACTGCTGGCGCTGTGGGTGTGACGAGAGCGCAGAGCAACCGGATGGACCAAGCGAAGAACGTCGCCAGCAGAGGAGACGAtcaggagaagaaaaaccaAAATTACGAATTCAATGTTTACAATATCGGTTTCGACACAAAGGTATACAAAAATAGATGTGATGGAGTCTGTGTCTTGAATGacaatatttacatttttgataaaataaaaaaatgtatatatttgtataccCCATATAATAACGTAtggtatatatttttgaacatatgtgaagaaatgtccgtaaataaaaatgggaacatgGAGTTgaccaatttttatttgaacaAACAGGAACAAACTATTGATGGAAGCTTCAGTCATTTGAgtaatatttcatttatgaACTACACAGATGTGGTTTATCTGAataattgtatttttattattagta gggggggggacacGGAGCGCAGGGAGCAGGGCAACGCCGATGAGATTGACGAGATTGACGAGATTGGCAAGACTGACGGGATTGGCAAGACTGGCAAGATTGGCAAGACTGACGAGATTGGCAAGACTGACGAGATTGGCAAGACTGACGGGATTGGCAAGACTGACGGGATTGGCAAGACTGACAAGATTGACAACCCCCCCAGTTGGGACGCGAAGCCGGGCGGCTCTTCTCCCCTGCAGGAAGAGGCAAACAGGCCGAAGGGGAAGAATCCTACCGTTTCATGTGTGGAGCAAACAGTGCGTAGTGACCAAGCGGGTGCCGTGGAGGGCACACACATCCAGGATGGTCACCGTCGAAGCAGCGATGGCGACCCCCAAAGCCGACGCAGTTGTGGCATCCACGGTAGCAGCCCCTGCGAAGAGTATGTCAATGGAATTTCTGAAATTTCCGAATTTTCCGAATTTTCTGAATTTTCCGAGCTTTCCGAATTGTGCGAATTTTCTGAGCTTTTTCCGAACGAAGAGaaaaatctttttaaaaaaatgaagaggctGATAAAGGCTCGAGATTTCTTTTCCATCTGCAGTGTCAACGAGAGCTGCTACTCCTTGATTTACCTCTTTGGAGGGAAAGGAAGCACCGTCAAAAGGGACAATGAATATATCGATATCATTTACAACGATTTGTACGTTTACGATTTTTACCGAAATCGGTGGATGGAGCTGTATCAGTACAGGAGTGACGGATGCGGGTGTTCCCCTGAGGAGCGGACAAACCGAGAGCAGACTTTTCAGGATAATTCTCTTTTACGTACCCACTTAGACGAGTCCACCGAAAACAGAAGGGATAAtagcaacattttttattttaaaccGGGTGATACTGTCTCCCCAGATGGTGTACAGAACGAACGTACGCTGGAAAACGAAACCAGAAATGCAGAAGAGTGTTTTAacgacaatttttttctactcaCCTCGAATGATGCGTTTAGTAATGATAACACGACACAATCGAGTAAGGTTAAGATGGACGGGGGAGCGGTAAATCTGAGGGATAGTCTACACCGTAATGTAGGCACGGTGGATAGTATAGCCACGGTTGCTACGTCCACTGTGGAGAGGCATAACGATTCGTTTAGTCACACGAAGGGGGAATCATGGGATAGGAATCTGATGAGTGAGGACAGAAAGGAAATTGCaaagaaagagaaggaagaagcggatgATACATGTTCAGATTTGTACAGTCTCATTTTTGATACTCGTGAAGAAGCCACGGATGGAAAAGCTAAAAATGCAGAGTGCGAAGGTATGCATTGTGAAACTAATCCCGTGGAGGACCCCCAACAGACACGAACGAACATCTACCATGAGCGTAATGACCAACTTTGCAAAGATTGTGTACAGGGGAAGAAgtgcaaatatatatgtgaccTTGTAGCGAATGGAGTGAATATACGAAGAATCCATTGGCTTGGAAAAAGAGCAGGACATTCCTgcacatattataaaaacaatttatacatatttggAGGAATCAGTTACTACAGCTTTAAtagtaacaaaataaatttaaatttttgtgatAATCTATTCCTTTACAATATCCAGTCTAATAAGTGTTTTGAAATTATGGCGAAAGGAAGCATACCTGAGAAGAGGTACCGACATGGTTGTGTGATCATTAATGACTATATGTTCGTAATTGGTGGAGAGTGTAAGAGTTCCTCTTTACCAAGGaacgatttatttttttataattttaaaacatctGTGTGGACTGAAGTTGTTATTAATTCTAAGGTAGGTTCTCACTCGTTGTACAAAACGGTGTGGTTGGAGAACTTCGGGTCGATATACATGTTCGGCTCGTCCATTTTGCGCCTCACCAAGAAGAACTTCCAGTATACCCCGTCGTACAAGAATAACCAGAAGAGGGTGGAGAACCGGCGGTTCTGA